Proteins co-encoded in one Sus scrofa isolate TJ Tabasco breed Duroc chromosome 14, Sscrofa11.1, whole genome shotgun sequence genomic window:
- the UTF1 gene encoding undifferentiated embryonic cell transcription factor 1: MRKWESNLARRVHVGVLVRTTMEPVKKCKHRRWAGSSPPGGRGQSSAPSAQGLSTRRRTWRPRRQSSQVELGPQRGGAGRGGAMGGPRRPGWAAEPARPRPDAQGPPSVCGRPFSGLGLDPAPTGPGMLLRPRRPPPPAPPSPASPDPEPRLAGGAPETPPRRPASPGALAAPAPPGSPASPGSPVSPGSAQRTPWSVRETELLLGTLLQPAVWRALLLDRRQALPTYRRVSAALARQQVRRTPAQCRRRYKFLKDKVRDAHGQPPGPFDAQIRQLMGLLGDNGRRRGRRRSPGPGRPPRGRRPAPAEPGAPPLPASRDPDADPAWTLRFSPSPPKSADAPRVSGSSTALSALPPAPGRPEDPEPFRAPGSSPPPSPGPARDDPDSPPGRPEEHAPPQSAPPSLNAALLQTLGHLGDIVSILGPLRDQLLTLNQHVEQLRGSFDQTVSLAVGFILGSAAAERGVLTDPRP, encoded by the exons ATGCGTAAATGGGAATCGAACCTTGCGCGCCGCGTGCACGTGGGTGTACTTGTTCGGACCACAATGGAGCCGGTCAAGAAGTGCAAACACCGTCGTTGGGCGGGTTCTTCCCCGCCGGGTGGGCGGGGGCAGAGCTCTGCTCCAAGCGCTCAAGGCCTAAGCACCCGGAGACGGACCTGGAGACCGAGGCGCCAGAGCAGCCAGGTGGAACTTGGCCCGCAgagaggcggggcggggcggggcggagcaATGGGAGGGCCGCGCAGACCCGGCTGGGCTGCGGAACCCGCTCGACCCCGGCCGGACGCGCAGGGTCCTCCGAGCGTGTGTGGGCGGCCTTTCTCGGGCCTCGGCCTCGATCCCGCGCCCACCGGCCCCGGGATGCTGCTCCGGCCGCGGCGGCCGCCCCCACCCGCGCCGCCGTCGCCCGCCAGCCCGGACCCCGAGCCGCGGTTGGCGGGGGGCGCCCCCGAGACCCCGCCCAGGAGGCCCGCCTCGCCAGGCGCGCTGGCGGCACCCGCGCCCCCGGGGTCCCCTGCATCCCCCGGGTCGCCGGTGTCCCCGGGCTCGGCGCAGCGCACGCCCTGGAGCGTGCGCGAGACGGAGCTGCTGCTCGGCACGCTGCTGCAGCCGGCCGTGTGGCGCGCGCTGCTGCTGGACCGCCGCCAGGCGCTGCCCACCTACCGCCGCGTGTCGGCCGCGCTGGCCCGCCAGCAGGTGCGGCGCACGCCCGCGCAGTGCCGCCGACGCTACAAGTTCCTCAAGGACAAGGTACGAGACGCGCACGGCCAGCCGCCCGGGCCCTTCGACGCGCAGATCCGCCAGCTCATGGGGCTGCTGGGCGACAACGGGCGCAGACGCGGCCGCCGCCGCTCCCCCGGGCCCGGGCGCCCCCCGCGCGGCCGCCGGCCGGCCCCCGCTGAGCCCg GCGCCCCACCGCTGCCCGCCTCCCGAGACCCCGACGCGGACCCAGCCTGGACGCTCAGGTTCAGCCCGTCCCCGCCCAAGTCTGCGGACGCTCCTCGCGTCTCCGGCTCCTCGACGGCCCTCTCCGCCTTGCCCCCCGCGCCCGGCCGCCCCGAAGATCCCGAGCCCTTCCGCGCCCCGGGCTCCTCGCCGCCACCGTCTCCCGGCCCCGCCCGGGACGACCCCGACTCGCCGCCCGGCCGTCCGGAGGAGCACGCGCCCCCGCAGTCCGCTCCGCCGTCGCTGAACGCCGCCCTCCTGCAGACCTTGGGGCACCTGGGTGACATCGTGTCCATCCTGGGCCCGCTGCGTGACCAGCTTCTGACCCTGAACCAGCACGTGGAGCAGCTGCGCGGCTCCTTCGACCAGACCGTGTCCCTGGCCGTGGGCTTCATCCTCGGCAGCGCCGCCGCCGAGCGAGGCGTCCTGACCGACCCGCGCCCGTGA